From bacterium, a single genomic window includes:
- a CDS encoding YncE family protein produces MGPAAIPACAVAAPPAIVPSFESDPVRPLALSPDGSRLYVANTPDARLEILRVDAAGGLTPQASVAVGLEPVSVAVHGDGEVWVVNHLSDSVSVVDVAADPPRVVRTIPTCDEPRDLVFAGPGAARAFVTTARRGQTCLGPDGTPIDAQLTTPGTPRALVQVFDATQATGVPLAVVELFGDTPRALAVAPDGQTVYAAVFRSGNRTTTITEQAVCDGGQGAAPCRVGDATAPGGLPAPNPNDCAGVPQPETGLIVRFDPARGQWLDELERDWSALVPFTLPDRDVFAIDAGATPPAALGAGWSDVGTVLYGMAVDTATGALWVANTEAHNEVRFEGDRSGSCATTSVRGRLHAARVTRIDGDGVRPRHLNPHLAYDVPTSPADKARSLATPVALAADGDTLWVAALGSGVVAALDAAALADGTFAPDAATHVPLTGGGPTGLVLGDGRLYVSTRFDLGVSVVDTASRTEIAHVRLPDPEPAAVVAGRRFLYDAVATSDNGEASCAACHVFGDLDGLAWDLGDPDGETVTNRNPFEFNFGQDPDFRTLKGPMTTQSLRGLANHGPMHWRGDRSGGTTFGDPLDEAAAFRTFNPAFVSLLGRHAPLADADMDAFTAFALALRYPPNPIRRLDGGLGAGEERGRHVYFDVTSDDIRTCHGCHVLDPDLGFFGTDGDSSFENEPQIFKIAHLRNLYAKVGMFGMAGGPFFRDLDATPTGDQVRGFGFLHDGSVDTIQRFLSATVFSLSAPDRRDVEAFILGIDTGLAPAVGQQVTVGGPSAAADDPAVAARVALLLARGDTAVPECDVMVRGVQDGVARGWLRLPTGAFRDRAGEPPVAEETLRAEAARAGQARTYTCLPPGTGVRLALDRDADGCLDGDDPAPADPAVACTP; encoded by the coding sequence ATGGGCCCGGCCGCGATCCCCGCCTGCGCGGTCGCTGCGCCGCCGGCGATCGTGCCCAGCTTCGAAAGCGACCCGGTGCGGCCGCTGGCGCTCTCCCCGGACGGCAGCCGTCTCTACGTCGCGAACACGCCGGACGCACGCCTGGAGATCCTGCGGGTCGATGCCGCCGGCGGGCTCACGCCGCAGGCGTCGGTGGCGGTCGGGCTCGAGCCGGTCAGCGTCGCCGTCCACGGCGACGGCGAGGTGTGGGTGGTGAACCACCTCTCCGACAGCGTGAGCGTGGTCGACGTCGCCGCGGATCCGCCGCGCGTGGTGCGCACGATCCCCACCTGCGACGAGCCGCGCGACCTCGTCTTCGCCGGCCCGGGCGCGGCGCGCGCCTTCGTCACCACGGCCCGCCGCGGGCAGACCTGCCTCGGTCCCGACGGCACGCCGATCGACGCGCAGCTCACCACGCCCGGCACGCCGCGGGCGCTCGTGCAGGTGTTCGACGCCACGCAGGCGACGGGCGTGCCGCTGGCGGTGGTCGAGCTCTTCGGCGACACGCCGCGCGCGCTCGCGGTCGCGCCCGACGGGCAGACCGTCTACGCCGCGGTCTTCCGCTCCGGCAATCGCACGACGACGATCACCGAGCAGGCGGTGTGCGACGGCGGCCAGGGCGCGGCGCCGTGCCGGGTCGGCGACGCGACGGCTCCCGGCGGGCTGCCGGCGCCGAACCCGAACGACTGCGCCGGCGTGCCGCAGCCCGAGACCGGCCTGATCGTGCGCTTCGACCCGGCGCGCGGGCAGTGGCTCGACGAGCTGGAGCGCGACTGGAGCGCGCTCGTGCCGTTCACCCTGCCCGACCGCGACGTGTTCGCCATCGACGCCGGCGCGACGCCGCCCGCCGCGCTGGGTGCCGGCTGGTCGGACGTCGGCACGGTGCTCTACGGCATGGCCGTCGACACCGCGACCGGCGCGCTCTGGGTCGCGAACACCGAGGCGCACAACGAGGTGCGCTTCGAGGGCGACCGCAGCGGCTCGTGCGCGACCACCAGCGTGCGCGGGCGGCTGCACGCGGCGCGCGTCACCCGCATCGACGGCGACGGCGTACGGCCCCGCCACCTGAACCCGCACCTCGCCTACGACGTCCCCACGTCGCCCGCCGACAAGGCACGCAGCCTGGCGACGCCGGTCGCGCTCGCCGCCGACGGCGACACGCTGTGGGTCGCGGCCCTCGGCTCCGGCGTCGTCGCCGCCCTCGACGCCGCCGCGCTCGCGGACGGCACCTTCGCGCCCGACGCCGCGACCCACGTGCCGCTCACCGGCGGCGGCCCGACCGGGCTCGTCCTCGGCGACGGGCGCCTCTACGTGAGCACGCGCTTCGACCTCGGCGTCTCCGTCGTCGACACCGCGAGCCGCACCGAGATCGCGCACGTGCGGCTGCCCGACCCCGAGCCGGCGGCGGTGGTCGCCGGCCGCCGCTTCCTCTACGACGCGGTCGCGACCTCGGACAACGGCGAAGCGTCGTGCGCGGCGTGTCACGTCTTCGGCGACCTCGACGGCCTCGCCTGGGACCTCGGCGATCCGGACGGCGAGACGGTCACCAACCGCAACCCGTTCGAGTTCAACTTCGGCCAGGATCCCGACTTCCGCACGCTGAAGGGGCCGATGACGACGCAGAGCCTGCGCGGGCTCGCGAACCACGGCCCGATGCACTGGCGCGGCGACCGCTCCGGCGGCACCACCTTCGGCGATCCGCTCGACGAAGCCGCCGCCTTCCGCACCTTCAACCCGGCCTTCGTCTCCCTGCTCGGGCGCCACGCCCCGCTCGCCGACGCCGACATGGATGCCTTCACCGCGTTCGCGCTCGCGCTGCGCTATCCGCCGAACCCGATCCGCCGCCTCGACGGCGGGCTCGGCGCCGGCGAGGAGCGCGGGCGCCACGTCTACTTCGACGTCACCAGCGACGACATCCGCACCTGCCACGGCTGCCACGTCCTCGATCCGGACCTGGGCTTCTTCGGCACCGACGGCGACAGCTCGTTCGAGAACGAGCCGCAGATCTTCAAGATCGCCCACCTGCGCAACCTGTACGCCAAGGTCGGCATGTTCGGCATGGCGGGCGGGCCCTTCTTCCGCGACCTCGACGCGACGCCGACGGGCGACCAGGTGCGCGGCTTCGGGTTCCTGCACGACGGCAGCGTCGACACCATCCAACGCTTCCTGTCCGCGACCGTCTTCTCGCTCTCCGCCCCGGACCGGCGCGATGTCGAGGCGTTCATCCTCGGCATCGACACCGGGCTCGCGCCCGCGGTGGGCCAGCAGGTGACCGTCGGCGGGCCCAGTGCCGCCGCCGACGACCCGGCCGTCGCCGCGCGCGTGGCGCTGCTGCTCGCCCGCGGCGACACGGCGGTCCCCGAGTGCGACGTCATGGTGCGCGGGGTGCAGGACGGCGTCGCGCGCGGCTGGCTGCGCCTGCCGACCGGCGCGTTCCGTGACCGCGCCGGCGAGCCGCCGGTCGCCGAGGAGACGCTGCGCGC